In the genome of Shewanella glacialimarina, one region contains:
- the hrpA gene encoding ATP-dependent RNA helicase HrpA has protein sequence MNADLKPLSKAFLQRCVQTDAAYIRRRLFRLNKQTSSDPTNAAAREKAIAELEARAIASVEKVQLRLQNRPKINYPDDLPISQKRDEIASAIATNQVVIVAGETGSGKTTQLPKICLDLGLGCRGIIGHTQPRRLAARSVASRIADELNSPLGDVVGFKVRFADAISENSYVKLMTDGILLAELTSDKYLNQYDAIIIDEAHERSLNIDFILGYLKQVLKKRPELKVIITSATIDVERFSQHFDNAPVIQVSGRTYPVDTRYRPLVQDNDPDRDVTDGIFAAVDELIAEGPGDILIFMNGEREIRDTTDMLRKQNYRDTEILPLYARLSYGEQSKIFKSHIGRRIVLATNVAETSLTVPGIRYVIDPGTARMSRYSYRTKVQRLPIEPISQASANQRQGRCGRVGPGICIRLYDETDFIQRPEFTDPEILRTNLASVILQMLAIGLGDIAGFPFIQPPEQKHIRDGFLLLEELQAVKKQKGDLVLTPLGRNLAKIPLDPRLARMVFEANQQGCLHETLVITAGLSIQDPRERPIDKKQAANEYHNRFADKDSDFSSWIKLWDHIKDQKRELSASQFRKQCRDEYLAYLRVREWQDLYTQLKQAVHELKWRLNDTPASYDNLHKALLAGLLSHIGFKDVNNEYLGARNRKFFVFPGSPLAKKGPKWIMAAELTETSRLFARCCAKIQPEWLEPLAGHLIKINHVEPHFEAKAGSVVALENQVLYGLTIVNRRRVQYGPIDAIEAREIFIRSALAEGQLQTKEAFFINNQKLLDDIESLEHKSRRRDILVDEDVLVDFYEPRIPEGIYNAPLFFKWWKQARIAQPQLLDFNADLLMQRSVEHISALDFPEVWHKGNLALKVSYHFEPANADDGVSVHIPVALLNQIDEQDFDWLVAGLREEKVIGLIRSLPKTLRRNFVPAPDYARACVQAMTPFELPLIDSLCKQLLRMSGTRITVDDFDFNQLTAHLLINFKIEDDKGELIAQGRQIEPLKEQLQGVVSKAIRQVADKGIEQDSLTSWSFGHLPEQYQQRKGNYEVKAFPALIDNKTDVSIKLFDDELEAAKQHRLGIRRLLLINIPSPVKHLQKSLPNKAKLAMYFNPFGQVQFLIDDIIQASVQQLLEEKNLDVRNEQQFEQAKDWVRQELNSTAEKIALKVEKVLTIYQKIKKRLKGKISLDIAFAMSDIQTQLDKLVYRGFVQECGWDKLTDVARYLSAIETRLDKLPVDPSRDRIHMHSISKVEGLLAAQLAKVPRLQAVPEALHEARWMIEEYRVSCFAQVLGTAYPISEKRILNHISQV, from the coding sequence TTGAACGCGGATCTTAAGCCACTCTCCAAAGCATTTTTACAGCGTTGTGTGCAAACTGACGCGGCCTACATTCGTCGTCGTTTGTTTCGGCTCAATAAACAAACATCGTCAGATCCTACAAATGCTGCTGCCAGAGAAAAAGCGATTGCAGAATTAGAAGCTAGAGCTATTGCATCGGTTGAAAAAGTACAGCTGCGTCTGCAAAATCGGCCTAAAATAAACTATCCTGACGACTTACCCATTTCGCAAAAACGTGACGAAATTGCCAGTGCAATAGCGACTAATCAAGTGGTGATTGTTGCAGGTGAAACTGGCTCGGGTAAAACCACCCAGTTGCCTAAAATTTGCCTTGATCTTGGTTTAGGTTGTCGTGGCATTATTGGCCACACCCAACCACGTCGTTTGGCTGCCCGCAGCGTTGCCAGCCGTATAGCGGATGAATTGAATAGTCCACTTGGTGATGTTGTTGGTTTTAAGGTGCGTTTTGCTGATGCCATCAGCGAGAACAGTTATGTGAAGTTAATGACCGACGGTATTTTATTGGCAGAATTAACCTCAGATAAATACCTAAATCAATATGACGCGATTATTATTGATGAAGCGCATGAGCGCAGTTTGAATATCGATTTTATTTTAGGTTACTTGAAGCAAGTCCTTAAAAAACGTCCTGAACTAAAAGTCATTATTACTTCAGCGACCATTGATGTTGAACGTTTTTCTCAGCATTTTGATAATGCTCCCGTTATCCAAGTATCAGGCCGTACTTATCCTGTTGACACCCGTTATCGTCCATTAGTGCAAGACAATGATCCCGATAGGGATGTGACTGATGGCATTTTTGCCGCAGTAGATGAGCTGATTGCTGAAGGCCCAGGCGATATTCTGATATTTATGAATGGTGAGCGGGAAATTCGCGACACCACAGATATGCTGCGTAAACAAAATTATCGTGATACCGAAATTTTGCCGTTATACGCGCGTCTTTCTTATGGTGAGCAGTCTAAAATATTTAAAAGCCACATAGGCCGCCGCATTGTATTAGCGACTAACGTGGCAGAAACCTCATTAACTGTGCCCGGTATTCGTTATGTTATCGACCCCGGTACGGCGCGAATGAGTCGTTATAGTTATCGCACCAAAGTGCAGCGCTTACCGATTGAGCCTATTTCTCAAGCCAGTGCCAATCAACGTCAAGGACGTTGTGGTCGTGTTGGCCCTGGTATTTGTATTCGTCTGTATGACGAAACTGATTTTATTCAACGTCCTGAATTTACCGATCCAGAAATTCTGCGCACTAATTTAGCCTCGGTTATTTTACAAATGCTGGCCATAGGTTTAGGTGATATAGCTGGGTTCCCGTTTATTCAGCCACCAGAGCAAAAGCATATTCGCGATGGTTTTTTATTGCTAGAAGAGCTGCAAGCGGTTAAAAAGCAAAAAGGCGATTTAGTGTTAACCCCGCTTGGGCGAAACTTAGCTAAAATTCCGCTAGATCCACGATTAGCCCGCATGGTGTTTGAAGCTAATCAACAGGGCTGCTTACATGAGACATTAGTAATAACCGCAGGATTATCGATTCAAGATCCCCGTGAGCGTCCCATTGATAAAAAACAAGCCGCTAACGAGTACCATAATCGCTTTGCCGATAAAGACTCTGATTTTAGTAGCTGGATTAAATTATGGGATCACATCAAGGATCAGAAACGCGAACTATCCGCTAGCCAATTTAGAAAACAGTGCCGTGATGAATACTTAGCCTATTTGCGGGTACGTGAGTGGCAAGACTTATACACTCAACTCAAACAAGCGGTTCATGAATTAAAATGGCGCTTAAATGATACTCCGGCTAGCTATGATAATTTGCATAAAGCTTTGCTGGCAGGGCTGTTAAGTCATATTGGTTTTAAAGATGTTAATAATGAATATCTAGGTGCCCGCAACCGTAAGTTTTTCGTGTTTCCGGGCTCTCCTCTGGCTAAAAAAGGTCCTAAGTGGATTATGGCGGCTGAATTAACGGAAACATCACGTTTGTTTGCCCGTTGCTGTGCCAAAATACAACCCGAATGGTTAGAGCCACTTGCAGGTCATTTGATAAAAATCAACCATGTAGAGCCGCATTTTGAAGCCAAAGCTGGCAGCGTCGTCGCACTAGAGAATCAAGTGCTTTATGGCTTAACTATCGTCAATCGACGTCGTGTGCAGTATGGTCCTATCGATGCTATTGAAGCCCGTGAGATATTTATTCGCAGCGCGCTAGCAGAAGGGCAGTTGCAAACCAAAGAAGCCTTCTTTATCAATAATCAAAAACTGCTAGATGACATCGAAAGCCTGGAACATAAATCTCGGCGCCGGGATATATTAGTGGATGAAGATGTGCTGGTGGACTTTTATGAGCCACGAATACCTGAAGGTATTTATAATGCGCCGCTATTTTTCAAGTGGTGGAAGCAAGCACGCATTGCACAGCCACAATTATTAGACTTTAACGCTGATTTATTAATGCAGCGAAGTGTTGAGCACATTTCAGCGTTAGATTTTCCTGAGGTTTGGCATAAAGGCAATTTAGCCCTGAAAGTCAGTTATCATTTTGAACCTGCGAATGCCGATGATGGTGTATCAGTTCACATACCTGTGGCGTTATTAAATCAAATAGATGAGCAAGATTTTGATTGGTTAGTGGCAGGGCTTCGTGAAGAAAAAGTGATTGGCTTAATTAGGTCTTTGCCTAAAACATTACGGCGTAATTTTGTGCCCGCACCTGATTATGCTAGGGCATGTGTGCAAGCCATGACGCCCTTTGAGCTGCCTTTAATCGACAGCTTATGCAAGCAATTACTGCGCATGAGCGGTACACGCATTACGGTTGATGATTTTGATTTTAACCAATTAACAGCCCATTTATTAATTAACTTTAAAATTGAAGATGATAAAGGCGAATTAATTGCTCAAGGCCGGCAAATCGAGCCGTTAAAAGAGCAACTACAGGGTGTGGTGTCTAAAGCTATTCGCCAGGTGGCTGATAAAGGCATTGAACAAGACAGTTTAACTAGCTGGTCATTTGGCCATTTGCCGGAGCAATATCAGCAGCGCAAAGGGAATTATGAGGTTAAAGCATTTCCTGCGTTAATTGATAATAAAACTGACGTGTCGATTAAACTTTTTGATGATGAGTTAGAGGCGGCCAAGCAGCATAGATTAGGCATTAGGCGGTTATTGTTGATCAATATTCCTTCACCGGTAAAGCATTTGCAAAAATCGCTGCCTAATAAAGCTAAGCTGGCAATGTACTTTAATCCATTTGGCCAGGTACAATTTCTGATAGACGATATTATTCAGGCATCTGTGCAGCAATTACTGGAAGAAAAAAATCTAGATGTGCGTAACGAACAACAATTTGAACAGGCTAAAGATTGGGTCAGGCAAGAATTAAACAGCACCGCTGAAAAAATTGCCTTAAAAGTCGAAAAAGTACTGACAATTTATCAAAAAATTAAGAAACGCCTAAAGGGTAAAATCAGTTTAGATATTGCCTTTGCAATGAGTGATATTCAAACACAGCTTGATAAATTGGTATACAGGGGTTTTGTGCAAGAATGTGGTTGGGATAAGTTGACCGATGTAGCACGTTACTTATCCGCTATTGAAACTCGATTAGATAAGTTACCTGTTGACCCTAGCAGAGACCGAATACACATGCACAGCATCAGTAAGGTAGAAGGGCTGCTGGCAGCGCAATTAGCGAAAGTCCCGCGACTGCAAGCAGTACCTGAAGCGTTACATGAAGCACGCTGGATGATTGAAGAATACCGGGTGTCGTGTTTTGCTCAAGTACTTGGCACAGCGTATCCAATTTCTGAAAAACGAATTTTAAATCACATCAGCCAGGTTTAA
- a CDS encoding CBS domain-containing protein produces MDSIKIIDYMDKRPVLLKADMSIAVAVEKLITSNKPGAPVVGESGELVGFLSQQDCLAVMLKSSYHCDLTSMVTDCMKTDVLSVGPQDSMLHLAEQMTGAKPKIYPVVEDGKVIGAITRQDVLKAMNIYMQQCYLAPA; encoded by the coding sequence ATGGATTCAATTAAAATTATCGATTATATGGACAAGCGTCCTGTGTTGCTTAAAGCAGATATGTCAATTGCGGTTGCTGTTGAAAAGTTAATTACCAGTAACAAACCCGGCGCACCAGTAGTGGGTGAATCTGGCGAGTTAGTGGGTTTTTTATCTCAACAAGACTGCCTTGCCGTCATGTTAAAAAGCAGTTATCACTGCGATTTAACTAGTATGGTAACAGATTGCATGAAAACCGATGTACTGAGTGTCGGCCCACAGGACAGTATGTTGCATTTAGCTGAACAAATGACAGGCGCTAAACCCAAAATTTATCCTGTGGTAGAAGATGGCAAAGTGATAGGTGCGATAACTCGTCAAGATGTACTAAAAGCGATGAACATCTACATGCAACAATGTTATTTAGCGCCAGCCTAG
- a CDS encoding isoaspartyl peptidase/L-asparaginase family protein, with product MSLMPLLIGLSFNLQADDNKPFAIAIHGGAGTINEADLSEVQQQAYRDKLQQAIDAGHQILTQGGDSLDAVQAAINVLEDSPLFNAGVGAVYTFDGKHELDASVMDGRNMAAGAVAGVSHIKNPINLARAVMEKSPHVMLYGQGAEEFAISQGMDFVPNQHFDTPHRYNQLLDAKKKIMESELLDNDYQASVNKLDDNYKFGTVGAVALDKQGNLAAGTSTGGMTAKRFGRIGDAPVIGAGNYAENGTCAISATGHGEFFIRYNVAADICARVKYQQKSIIQAADEVINQRLVEAGGTGGVIAIDAKGNIATPFNTSGMYRATKVGNEPANIMIWRDK from the coding sequence ATGAGCTTAATGCCATTATTAATTGGCTTAAGTTTTAATCTACAGGCAGATGATAATAAACCCTTTGCAATAGCGATTCATGGCGGTGCAGGGACCATTAATGAAGCCGATTTAAGCGAAGTACAACAGCAAGCCTATCGTGATAAATTACAACAGGCTATTGATGCAGGTCATCAAATTTTGACTCAAGGTGGCGACAGTCTGGATGCTGTTCAAGCAGCAATTAACGTATTAGAGGACAGCCCGTTATTTAACGCTGGTGTTGGAGCGGTATATACCTTTGATGGCAAACATGAGTTAGACGCGTCTGTAATGGATGGGCGAAATATGGCAGCGGGCGCAGTTGCTGGCGTTAGCCACATTAAAAACCCAATTAACTTAGCGCGGGCAGTGATGGAAAAATCTCCCCATGTGATGTTATATGGCCAAGGTGCAGAAGAGTTTGCCATATCACAGGGAATGGACTTTGTGCCAAATCAACATTTTGATACCCCGCATAGATATAATCAATTACTTGATGCAAAGAAGAAAATAATGGAATCAGAATTGCTGGACAATGATTATCAAGCGTCGGTTAATAAATTAGACGACAACTATAAGTTTGGTACCGTTGGTGCAGTTGCCTTAGATAAACAGGGTAATTTAGCCGCAGGAACATCAACGGGTGGTATGACGGCAAAAAGGTTTGGTCGCATAGGTGATGCCCCAGTCATTGGCGCGGGTAATTATGCTGAAAATGGCACTTGTGCTATTTCTGCGACAGGACATGGTGAATTTTTTATTCGTTATAATGTGGCTGCCGATATTTGTGCGCGGGTTAAATATCAGCAAAAATCAATTATACAAGCAGCGGATGAAGTGATTAACCAAAGACTAGTAGAAGCCGGCGGGACTGGTGGTGTGATAGCCATTGATGCTAAAGGTAATATCGCAACACCGTTTAACACCTCGGGTATGTACCGTGCAACTAAAGTGGGTAATGAGCCTGCTAATATTATGATTTGGAGAGATAAATAA
- the tamB gene encoding autotransporter assembly complex protein TamB, with amino-acid sequence MNTSDNNTSNAANSTANPLMPEQQGENAVSDSATSQNGVEQNRAENIKPKDSVAIGLLKQLWRTFKFYTRLLIYIPLVLLVVTALVLGTSFGSKIGILVASQLVPNLTLDYQSGAINSDLKLHYASWSMDGMSVEIEGLTLDWLPRCFINKQLCVNNLKASTVKVNIQTDQFSNAATVNENASADDASLDEHALLQLPFDISLNHAELTNVNITVNDMHYNAARLKAQAIWNETGLKVEHLSSVGLEVIIPQSDGINDVQVATDANKQWPLAQLPAVYLPFRLFVKQLTSVDSMLQLGDRKDVFELINLSGNYIGYNVSISQLLVNHTYGNIDLIGDIHLVDHYPMDIKVKAQISNITEIPHLHDQTLNLEMTDDLSNLGIELKVAGNTQINLQGVIDLTRPSVPFNVELTNSKLIWPLENELYTADIKTLNAKGSIDTIKGQLSGSFNSPYQPELSLDSTFAYQQQTLTFNNLDIVSEAGKFNIAGDINLADNISWQVNVNMQDLRLQHIQWLNQHLPMRSKISGQFTTHGNIANNKWNIGIDDASLQGRMNGYPLTLEGQVIVDQDFTVNANNLHATALGADLFVNGRVDEMWDINLELNVPDLSQWLAGARGNLHAKVNVTGENSHPNVDLSAEMQSTSYLGAKLDNLSLKAHYLPFDKHQYSLSLSSQNIYYKGYKLTSLQLDSKGDESQQTSSMNTSGDTSIKSELISQTDLKKETISAQLNQLNIDNILGSWQLDAPLSLAWDQLKNRGNIGAFCISHPSNKFCLTNNVTLGPTGQAEINFSGNPGQLFAPIMSKNIDWNGNAALTSQINWQPKHKPTASINFTLLPGNIKLIRNTNNIVSIDYQQLLLTANLDEKQLRTTISADSEGIASLQAEINVNVTPDKSLDGFIHINSLNLEPFGEFFPRIQTLQGDLSSRIALAGSLDTPELTGNIKLAEGAFALSSNPTLLEKIYLGLQLNGQQATLDGQLHIGDGQALVNGSLYWPNGQVSGDISFKGDNLAVIQPPIAILNVSPNLNIQFDMQQVSVKGALDIPSGQIKIMQLSEGGVAVSNDVIFNDSISELEVKTSPYAILADININVGNELSIDGMGLTGKLAGSLRLQQQAFKPPLLFGDIRVTNGNYKFMGQTLKINAGEVQFVGPIEVPNLNIEAIKEIKEEDLTAGVRVTGTPMRPTVTVFSNPAKEQAEVLSYILTGKGFSSTNDQQSNSLMMGAALSLGSQVDGGAINNIGSTARGVIEKFGFSNVQLDANDDGRMAISGFIGEDLMIKYGIGVFNPGYEMTVRYYLLSQLYLETVSGTISQSLDIYYNYDFD; translated from the coding sequence ATGAATACGTCTGATAACAACACATCGAACGCTGCCAATAGCACAGCCAACCCACTAATGCCTGAGCAACAAGGCGAGAATGCCGTTTCAGACAGTGCCACATCTCAAAATGGTGTAGAACAAAACAGAGCTGAAAACATAAAGCCAAAAGATTCTGTAGCCATAGGTCTACTTAAACAGCTATGGCGAACTTTTAAGTTCTACACCCGATTATTAATTTATATTCCACTTGTTCTACTTGTTGTTACTGCATTAGTGCTTGGCACCTCCTTTGGCAGTAAAATTGGCATTCTTGTCGCCAGCCAGTTAGTGCCTAATTTAACCTTAGATTATCAATCAGGCGCCATTAATAGTGATCTAAAGTTACACTATGCATCTTGGTCGATGGACGGAATGAGTGTTGAAATTGAAGGCCTGACTCTGGACTGGTTACCACGCTGTTTTATCAACAAGCAGCTTTGCGTCAATAACCTAAAAGCATCTACTGTTAAGGTCAATATTCAAACTGACCAGTTTAGCAATGCCGCTACAGTAAATGAAAATGCCAGTGCTGATGATGCTTCATTAGATGAACATGCATTATTGCAACTGCCATTTGACATTAGCCTCAATCATGCTGAATTAACCAACGTGAATATCACTGTAAACGACATGCATTATAATGCGGCGCGACTCAAGGCTCAGGCAATTTGGAATGAAACAGGCTTAAAGGTCGAGCACCTAAGCAGCGTTGGGCTAGAAGTGATTATTCCGCAAAGTGACGGAATAAATGATGTTCAAGTAGCAACTGATGCCAACAAACAATGGCCGTTAGCCCAATTACCTGCGGTTTATCTTCCGTTTCGATTATTTGTAAAACAATTAACCTCAGTTGATAGCATGCTACAGCTAGGTGATAGAAAAGACGTATTCGAGCTCATTAATCTTTCGGGTAATTATATTGGCTACAACGTCAGTATCAGCCAGCTGCTTGTCAATCATACCTATGGCAATATTGATTTAATCGGTGATATTCATTTAGTTGACCATTATCCGATGGATATCAAAGTCAAAGCTCAAATAAGTAATATTACTGAAATACCGCATTTACATGATCAAACGCTAAACCTTGAAATGACAGATGACCTAAGTAACTTAGGCATTGAGTTAAAAGTCGCTGGCAATACTCAAATCAATTTACAAGGTGTGATTGATTTAACTCGCCCTTCAGTGCCATTTAATGTGGAATTAACCAACAGCAAACTCATCTGGCCGTTAGAAAATGAGTTATACACTGCTGATATCAAAACCCTGAATGCTAAAGGGTCAATCGACACCATTAAAGGACAATTATCAGGGAGCTTTAACAGCCCTTACCAACCAGAACTGAGCTTAGATTCCACATTCGCTTACCAGCAACAAACCCTAACATTCAATAACCTTGATATTGTTTCCGAGGCAGGTAAATTTAATATTGCTGGCGATATAAACTTAGCGGACAACATCTCGTGGCAAGTTAATGTCAACATGCAAGATCTTCGGCTACAGCATATCCAATGGTTAAATCAACATTTGCCAATGCGCAGTAAAATTAGCGGTCAGTTCACCACCCATGGCAACATTGCTAATAATAAATGGAACATAGGTATCGATGACGCTAGCTTACAAGGACGCATGAATGGCTACCCTTTGACGCTCGAAGGACAAGTTATCGTTGATCAAGACTTTACCGTTAATGCTAACAACCTGCATGCTACAGCTTTAGGTGCTGACTTATTTGTTAATGGTCGAGTTGATGAAATGTGGGATATCAACCTAGAGCTGAACGTCCCCGATCTAAGCCAATGGCTAGCGGGTGCTAGAGGTAATTTGCATGCCAAAGTGAATGTCACTGGTGAAAATAGTCATCCTAATGTCGATCTCAGCGCCGAAATGCAAAGCACAAGCTATCTGGGAGCAAAATTAGATAATCTGAGCTTAAAAGCGCATTATCTGCCATTTGACAAGCATCAGTATTCGTTATCACTAAGCAGTCAGAATATTTATTATAAGGGTTATAAACTCACTAGTTTACAACTCGACAGCAAGGGCGATGAAAGCCAACAAACAAGTTCAATGAACACCAGCGGTGATACCAGCATTAAAAGTGAATTAATCAGCCAAACTGATCTTAAAAAAGAAACGATTAGCGCCCAACTTAACCAGTTGAATATTGACAATATACTGGGGAGCTGGCAATTAGATGCGCCTCTTTCATTAGCATGGGATCAACTAAAAAATAGAGGCAACATAGGGGCTTTTTGTATCAGCCATCCCAGTAATAAATTTTGCCTCACCAACAATGTCACCCTCGGGCCTACAGGCCAGGCTGAGATAAACTTCAGTGGTAATCCAGGTCAACTTTTTGCTCCAATAATGTCAAAAAATATTGATTGGAACGGTAATGCTGCATTAACCAGTCAAATTAATTGGCAACCTAAACATAAGCCGACAGCATCGATCAATTTCACCCTTTTACCGGGTAATATTAAGTTAATTCGTAATACTAACAACATCGTCAGCATTGATTATCAACAGCTATTGCTCACAGCTAATTTAGATGAGAAGCAATTACGTACCACAATCAGTGCTGATTCAGAGGGCATCGCCAGCTTACAAGCTGAAATCAATGTCAATGTGACCCCAGATAAAAGTTTAGATGGATTTATTCACATAAATTCACTCAACCTTGAACCCTTTGGAGAGTTTTTCCCAAGAATTCAAACACTTCAAGGTGACTTATCTAGCCGAATTGCATTAGCTGGCAGTTTAGACACCCCTGAATTGACAGGCAACATAAAACTAGCAGAAGGCGCTTTTGCGCTTTCATCTAACCCAACCTTGCTGGAAAAAATATACCTTGGCTTGCAACTTAATGGTCAACAGGCAACATTGGATGGTCAACTTCATATTGGTGATGGACAAGCCTTAGTTAATGGTTCGCTCTATTGGCCTAATGGACAAGTGTCCGGAGACATAAGCTTTAAAGGGGATAATCTTGCGGTTATTCAGCCGCCCATCGCTATTTTAAATGTATCGCCAAACCTTAATATTCAATTTGATATGCAGCAAGTTTCAGTTAAAGGCGCATTAGATATTCCTTCTGGTCAAATTAAAATAATGCAGCTTTCCGAGGGCGGAGTCGCCGTATCAAATGATGTGATATTTAATGACTCAATATCTGAATTAGAGGTGAAAACTAGCCCCTATGCCATTTTGGCCGACATCAATATCAATGTTGGTAATGAATTATCCATTGATGGTATGGGATTAACCGGAAAATTAGCCGGTAGTCTCAGACTTCAGCAACAGGCATTTAAGCCACCATTATTATTTGGTGATATTAGAGTCACCAATGGTAACTACAAATTTATGGGCCAAACCCTTAAAATTAATGCCGGTGAAGTGCAGTTTGTTGGGCCAATTGAGGTTCCCAACTTAAATATTGAAGCGATTAAAGAAATCAAAGAAGAGGACTTAACCGCAGGAGTGCGAGTAACTGGCACGCCTATGCGTCCAACGGTTACAGTCTTCTCCAATCCAGCAAAAGAGCAAGCAGAGGTTCTTTCTTACATCTTAACGGGCAAAGGATTTAGCAGTACTAATGATCAACAAAGTAACTCATTAATGATGGGGGCAGCGTTAAGCCTAGGCTCACAAGTGGATGGTGGTGCTATCAACAACATTGGATCAACAGCCAGAGGCGTTATAGAAAAGTTTGGTTTTTCTAATGTACAATTAGATGCAAATGATGATGGCAGAATGGCTATCAGTGGATTCATTGGTGAAGATTTAATGATTAAATATGGTATTGGCGTATTTAACCCAGGCTATGAAATGACAGTAAGATATTACCTATTATCACAGCTTTACCTTGAAACAGTATCTGGGACGATTAGCCAATCATTAGATATTTATTATAACTACGATTTTGATTAG
- a CDS encoding autotransporter assembly complex protein TamA, with protein MAADDWLTVSISGVKSPLKKNIISHLGQAPQNEIQRRAYLFGVEDNTTEALESMGFYRAKIEVSVVETETGPWQLNIKVEPGEPVILQWIDIGFDDEMLEDRTFMRWLDGLTIKPGDKLHHGVYEDIKSQLVTLALARGYFDGKITRSEIVINRDNNTAQINLHFQSGQRYHLGDVTFEGHTLNDNIVQALVPFKLDTPYATSDLGTLNRNLIDTGYFSNIKVLPQIDQIKDGNVPVLVELTPRASHSLEIGAGVDIGNSSDNGVEPRIRLTLRTPQVNRFGHKQETTAEWAPDRPKLLTTYTIPLTHPLDDQLKIRVGLLRDKYGVTQEYSADDRKFVNTGQLESEKYQIGFIRQRRTEDNWLLGYSFEAIKEFYNQLDTDYMPNFYLFGLTMSNTVRGDNTLDPKSGFRQTYSVEYADPNLGSAIQLARLQAKLKWIDTFYDKHRFVARLDIGANIADKEDIPFISPSLRYFAGGDQSIRGYRYQELGPYIDYTNTEGGISRQVVGGRYLLVGSLEYQYYLTPTWRLATFIDGGNAFDTDQFESVVSVGGGVHWISPIGPIKFDLGFGLKETETVDRSFRFHLTMGTEL; from the coding sequence ATGGCGGCAGATGATTGGTTAACAGTTTCAATTTCGGGCGTTAAAAGCCCACTGAAGAAAAATATTATCTCCCACTTGGGGCAAGCCCCTCAAAATGAAATACAACGTCGGGCATATTTATTCGGTGTAGAAGACAATACCACCGAGGCCTTAGAATCCATGGGCTTTTATCGTGCTAAAATTGAAGTCAGTGTGGTTGAAACTGAAACCGGCCCCTGGCAACTCAACATTAAGGTTGAGCCAGGAGAACCAGTAATCCTTCAGTGGATTGATATCGGCTTTGATGATGAAATGTTAGAGGATCGTACTTTTATGCGTTGGCTTGATGGGCTAACCATTAAACCTGGAGATAAGCTACATCACGGTGTGTACGAAGACATAAAATCGCAACTGGTCACTTTAGCGTTAGCCCGCGGTTATTTCGATGGTAAAATTACCCGTTCTGAAATTGTCATCAATCGAGATAATAATACCGCCCAAATCAATCTTCATTTCCAATCTGGACAACGTTACCATTTAGGGGACGTAACATTTGAAGGCCATACTCTTAACGACAACATAGTACAAGCACTGGTGCCGTTTAAACTTGATACCCCTTACGCCACGTCTGACTTAGGTACCTTAAACCGAAATCTAATTGATACAGGTTACTTCAGCAATATTAAAGTGTTGCCACAAATTGACCAAATAAAAGACGGTAATGTCCCCGTGCTTGTTGAACTTACCCCACGTGCAAGTCATTCGCTAGAAATAGGCGCGGGTGTAGATATTGGTAATAGTAGTGATAACGGGGTTGAGCCTCGTATTCGGCTCACCTTGCGGACACCGCAGGTTAACCGCTTTGGTCATAAGCAAGAAACCACTGCTGAATGGGCACCTGACAGACCTAAACTGTTAACGACCTATACAATTCCTCTTACACATCCATTAGATGACCAGCTAAAAATCAGAGTTGGGTTATTACGCGACAAATATGGCGTCACCCAGGAATACAGTGCCGATGATAGAAAGTTCGTCAATACTGGCCAATTAGAGTCCGAAAAATATCAAATAGGCTTTATTAGACAACGTCGCACCGAAGACAACTGGTTATTGGGTTACTCTTTTGAAGCCATTAAGGAGTTTTATAATCAGTTAGATACAGACTATATGCCAAATTTTTATTTATTTGGTTTAACTATGTCAAATACTGTCCGTGGCGATAACACCCTCGACCCTAAATCTGGTTTTCGCCAAACCTACAGTGTTGAGTATGCCGATCCAAATTTAGGCTCGGCCATTCAATTAGCGCGTTTGCAGGCAAAACTGAAATGGATAGATACCTTTTATGACAAACATCGATTTGTCGCCCGGTTAGACATAGGCGCTAATATCGCAGATAAAGAAGATATTCCCTTCATATCGCCTTCACTGAGGTATTTTGCCGGTGGTGATCAATCGATACGTGGCTATCGATATCAAGAGTTAGGCCCATATATTGATTATACTAATACCGAAGGTGGTATCTCACGGCAGGTTGTGGGTGGTCGTTACCTACTCGTCGGCAGTCTTGAGTATCAGTATTATTTAACCCCAACGTGGCGTCTAGCGACATTTATTGATGGCGGTAATGCATTTGACACAGACCAGTTTGAATCAGTGGTCTCGGTCGGTGGTGGTGTTCATTGGATTTCCCCTATCGGCCCAATTAAGTTCGATCTTGGTTTTGGCTTAAAAGAAACTGAAACCGTTGATCGCTCGTTCCGTTTCCATTTAACCATGGGGACTGAGTTATAA